In the Topomyia yanbarensis strain Yona2022 chromosome 3, ASM3024719v1, whole genome shotgun sequence genome, one interval contains:
- the LOC131687938 gene encoding uncharacterized protein LOC131687938 yields the protein GGGGGGGGGGGGHGGGFGGGHGGGFGGHGGYGGGHGGYGGFGGHGGGHGYYGGYGGHGVNAGYGGHGGYVGYGGYGGYGGYGGYGGYSDYDYRYPYVGIGLGGLGLPLLGR from the coding sequence ggtggtggtggtggtggtggtggtggcggtggtggtcacgGTGGTGGATTTGGTGGAGGTCACGGAGGTGGATTCGGCGGCCATGGTGGATATGGAGGAGGACATGGCGGTTACGGTGGATTTGGAGGACATGGCGGAGGACACGGTTATTATGGTGGGTATGGTGGACATGGAGTTAATGCTGGTTATGGTGGTCATGGCGGATACGTAGGATATGGCGGATATGGAGGATATGGTGGATACGGTGGTTATGGAGGATATTCTGATTATGATTACAGATATCCATATGTAGGAATTGGACTTGGAGGCTTAGGGTTACCTCTATTAGGACGTTGA